TAAGAACTCCTTGGAGTTCTTCATTCGAGTGAGAGTGTTGGCGACGGTGAAGATGTTGAACACACGACTAATATGAATAGCCTCCTTCTCTCCCGTAGGAACCCCAAGTATTCCAACAATCTGCTAAGTTGGGCAGCAAAACTTACATTTTCTTTGTTCTTCGAGTCAATCGTCCCACATAGATTTAAGAAGAGCGTCAAAGCCCAGTTGACTTGAATGCCCTTAGATATGGCTGTCATATAGTCAAATCTGTCCTGAGTATAGAGATTGAAAGAGCCCGCTCTTCCTTGAAGAGCATTAGCAATATGTCTTTTAATAGGATGAAATGGGGTTTGAGAACTTTCTTACTCCCATTTATTCGGATTTCTAAACCGTCGGCGGAGAATGCAGTCTTCATTTCCGTGATGATTTCCGATGGAAGATGAAGATTGAACGTGTGTCCCTCCAATAGAAGTTCGAGAAACTCTGCATAAGACGCCTCATCGAAAGAAATAACTATTGCGTTTATCGTTGTTGTGATTGAGTCACCAACCATTGTTGTCGTTTTAAAGAACTCCCGGACTTCCTTTTCGTAGAAGATAAATGGGCTGCCAAGATACTTCCCGAGACCGGAATACTCCAAGGATCTAAACATGTCAACCACCTCCTGTTTATGAGTGTATACACCGAGGcgaaatccacctgcaaagtataATGACCGAGGGTAATCTTCTTGTTTGCCATTTggtaatttagtttttattcagcTAACAGTTgacggaacataagttatttcattcttcaaagctaatTCTTCATGAATTGGATCAGTTTCATTGTCAGTtagactccctttgacaaagcttattgacTTAAGCTTGTTAGTTGCTGAGTTTCACTTCTCACATGACTGATTtaggtcattgctatcaaattcTAAACCAGATTTggatctagcaggtttcaacatactaatctgatatttgacagattctccagaccttgtccaagcactaacaatatagtttaaccttttgttttcagaagagatAGTTTTAATCTtctctttgagcatctcattctcagatgagatctcgacCTTGTCATTTTCAAAAGTGTTTGATTCTAGAGTTTGAGATAGGGTAGATTGAGACATTTCGTAGGaggattttatttcatttatggaCTCTgatagctttctgtactctatgaccatgtaatttagtgcagctaccagttgtttcTTGAAACATTtttagaagagaagtcaaatacctcagattcttgagtttcttcttctctttccatgaagcaagcaacctCGTCATCATCACTGTCGCTAGATGAAGAGTAAGAATCACTATGGTTTCGTTTGTTCTTCCTGTCACCTGCCAAgagagccttcagctccttttcttcgtccttcttcttctcatcacgcttcgaCTTCCGACATttcgattggtaatgacctaagatgccacagttaaaacacttaacattagctttggatttcttattatcatttgaatttgaggagtttgagttagagttgctcttcttcatgaagtcgtcaatcttcttcacgaagagagacatggcatcacTGTTGAGCTGATGGGAAGTTGTCTTCACATAGGGGCAGCTGGTGGCTCTTCTGCAGTTATCAGAGCTTTGGTGATGATGATGgatgagggttgatcttcttcaatccttgagttcaactcgaactcataggccttgagatcagcaaataAATCGAAGAGCccgatcttgttgaggtctttggatttcCTCATTGTCATCGTCTTTTTGTCCTACTCTCTTGGTAAAGCACGCATGATCTTGATAGAAATCTCTCTGTTGCTATATGTCTTGCCAAGAATGGAAAAAGTGGAGATAACTTTGCTGAACATTACGTTAAACTCAGTCATTGTTTCACTAGGATGCATTTTGAAGTTGTCAAACTGCTGAGTGACAACCatgatttttttctctttagttTGCTCATTACCCTcgcacagttgggtgagtctgtcccagatctccttggcagtctcacactcgatgatgtagttgaacatgttgtcatcaagagatctgtacagaacattcaatgccatgttgttgagatTGTTTCTCCTTTTATCTTCGCTGGTCCATTCGAatttctccttttcaatcttgatgggaccatctgtgataacactcctCATGTCATCAAAAAGAGACGAAAGATGAGCAcggactctcttcttccacacaatatagttttcttttgagaatgtggggattctggtagcactggcatctttggataTGATCGACATTCTTGGTGAtaacttgagaatagaaacttagctctgataccaattgataggatcggtgacATAAATAGAGATGAGTGTCTGACTATTTATTACAACTTCTAGAAAACGTTTTGATAGAtatcctattagggattaatatcactttctaatcttcacaaacccttgcaaactcttgaagcgattcaagtgcggaaacgtttgctcagatttgaagctaagaaccgataaaaagaagaagacaaaatgtaaatgacacaacgagttgtttatggatgttcggagcaaactctcctacatcaccccttcttccaaccaccgaaaggattcactaaacttctttgaattaaatacagttttctgactagctaactgttgaacaaaatagcctctgttcaacttacaaaatgtttaagaatatcactcagctagacaaagTTTTGTATGTGCGAAATCTAAGGGACTAGTTCAATTGTATGAAGATTCCCACTGGTCTAATTCCACGCCTTATGACGTTTGGGGGTCGGTGTGGCGTAAAGTTCAGATTGGGGGAAGTAGAGCTAAATTCCCTTCCGGGGTATTCCGAAGGTGTAACCTAGGCAACAAAAAAGGGGTTCGATACTGAAAACTATAGGAGCGACCAGTTGGTTCACCAAACCCCGACCCAGTGTCACAAATTCTCCAAGTCCGAAGGGATCCAATGCCCAACTACCGACTCCTCCCAGAATTGCGTTATCGGAGCCATTCCTAAAGGCCTCCCGCGCTCTGTAAGAAGACTGAAAAGTGCATTCCATCGCCATTCATTCACATAATCAGACACTCCTTTGTCCACCCATGCCGACGGGATATCCATGGTAGCATATGCGGTAAGTAAGGGGGTTTGATCCTCAGTCCAGATATCTGTCCAAAAGCGAAGGCGGTTGCCGTTCCCTATACGCCTGAGTACTGTCTTTTGTAATGTCGGCCAAATGATACAAATCTGTCTCCATACCAAAGAACTATTCGACTAACTACAGGTCCGAATATACTGCGCCAGACCGAACACCCGAAAAAGAAGTTCTTTCTCCTGAAAACAGAAATGGACGAAAAGCGAGGAGGTATTCTTCAGCCATAAGAGCTTACCCAAAAAAATAGCCTGAAGAATGAGTGTCTCATCCCTTATGCAACTCGCCAGTGTCATCACTCACTGGATGAGCGTTTGTACCAGTTCATTTTCTGAAGACGAAGGCAGCAGGACTGCTTCTTCCGCATCTCAGGATAAGAGTTCTGATTCTATTACGAATCTTGTCTACGATTGGAGGGTTTTAACTCTTTCTTCCCTTAGAGTGAGCCATGTGTAAATTCTTGCCGAGAATCATCCAGAAGGATAGAGGAGCTGAATCCTTATGTTAGTGTGGCTAACGATTTCTTGCTCTAAAGTTGAATATCCAATCTCGCTAGTTTCAGTTACCTTTTTGGTCTCGACAAATAGATTCAGTGCTAGTTGCCAGTGGTGAGTATTAAGTACTCCCATTCTTATCTTAAGTCTTCCCTTTCTAAGCAAGCCTTTCCGAATCTCTAGGGTTCAAGTGGACTTCCTCAAGATCGGGTGCACTTATAGGCTGAGGTGCACGCTAACCACATACATATATAGAGAGGTAACCGGTAGTTGTAGGCCCAGTTTGATACGGCTCTTTCTTTCGACATTGGAACCTGATTCGGATCTACTGAGGAAAGTGATTTAGAAagtcgaaaaataaaaataaagaatatctTATTCTAAGAAGACGCACAAGGAAATAGAATGATCGGGCAAGGCGGTCTCTTTCGTCGCCTTGACGGCTATTTGCGCCTTTCTAACCAAAATGGAAGAGCAGGTCTCGTGCCTGGGATATCTCTCTATCTTTGAATATGATGTATAAACTTAGTAAGCAAGCAATCAATTCGTAAGATAGATTGTATGTTCggcagttcgtccgttgtccttgagaatctttaaataGAAGACAagtaccaatggtcgaatcttatGCATTAAAACGTGGCAATCACCCATTGGAACGTCttcatagtacaagagtacaataGGCTCTAtgtacaaggatcgtggtcgtaccgaactgATAGTGCGCCATATATTCTTCTAGACCTGTCCTACAAggaacaagtagtggaaagaatatttacttatgtGGAATTCATTCATTGGTGCAACTGGCTATCGTATTGTTCTGCATGgaatagtggagcaggagtagcgtacagctagttgatcgtgggtagacggatgttaacttcaagcaactgctgaaacgaggcattagacgtgcttcgttagactgtcaagtctaaggaagttagacgcccTACGTCTAATAGctggatccattagaccaccaagtctaatggagttagatggCACATTTAACTATgtttcacttcagactagtctgaaagagttagacgtcatcgtctaactttcatctgttagactgcacgtctactacgtatctgttagactacacgtctaactacgtatttgttagactgcacgtctaactacgtatctgttagactgcaagtctaatggagttagatggCACATTTAACTATgtttcacttcagactagtctgaaagagttagacgtcatcgtctaactttcatctgttagactgcacgtctactacgtatctgttagactacacgtctaactacgtatttgttagactgcacgtctaactacgtatctgttagactgcacgtctaactacgtatatgttagactacacgtctaactatgtatatgttagactacacgtctaactacgtatatgataaacgacacgtctaactacgtttcacttcagactaatctgaaggagttagacgtcagcGTCTAACttttatctgttagactgcacgtctaactacgtatttgttagactgcccgtctaactacgtatctgttagactgcccgtctaactacttatatgttagactgcacgtctaattacgtatatgttagactatatgtctaactacgtatctgttagattgcacgtctaactacgtatctgttagactgcacatctaactacgagatccattagaccaccaagtctaatggagttaaacgacacgtctaactaccaGCGCGTCTAACTAGCCtgatttaaactaattaagtcTTACTTAGCATATTTTTGGTGCACTTGCACAAAACAATTTGACGGCTTAGCGTCattcttatttatgttttataaagttatcatcaaaatatcgttagtcaaaataatttgacccaacaatttcctcatttttgatgatgttaaaactttgccaaattaataagataaacaCCAATCAAATTTcgttatgttaaataattttaacacattttgacaaatatatatatatataaatagaatttgacaactttataaataaatttgacacattcttccaactttataaataaaattgacatttttcccaatataatatagaaataaatagataagtttaaaaatgtttttaaatttatattctaattttttatttatatcaatttttaaaacaaaaaaaaaaaaatttttactTCTTttcgtattttttttttgtatgtttttttattgtttttatctattatttaatttattatttataaaattttataaaattctatattttcattttctttaacaattatagaaaaattatattgttaatctCCTTATTATTGTTAATAACTTTAAAGGTTATAAATCTTTAAATgcatatatttattgtttttctgttaatattttatttattcttgcATAAATTGAGTTTATTTTCTAAAGGACATCATACATTTCCTTGTCAGAATCATGCACACCGCAGTCCAATAAAAGTGCTTCTCCCAAACAAGTTGTTAAATCGGAACTCATCAAAAAGTCAAGattcatatataaatgaagGGAAGTTTAAACTTGTAAACCAATTTTCCTTTTGTAATATTCTTGACACTCTATTTATGTCATTTAATATTCTAAATCATCAAGTATTGTCAATACTCTCAAGTTCATCTTGCATTCGGATTCTCATAGTACCAAATCATTAATCTCAATCTTGCAATCCTTATTGCTTGTCATTAGAACACTATCATCACTTAGACTTTCATAACTGTGGATCCACTTCTTGTTTTGTGTCATGTGGAACAAGCATTATGAGACAAGAATCCAtgcattattttcaaaaataaatatagatgtAGTAGCCAGAACATTGGAGTTTTCTTCATATGTGACATTAACATCATGACAATGCTTCCACTTAAGATTTTCTTACATTTTTCACATTGTcttattttgaaacattaacTATGTTCCTCTTCTTGACATTCATGATAACTTGGAAATTGCAATGCTTTAAAATTGTCTTAAAACACATACAAATACTAAATAATGTCAAtagtgaaataattaaaattacctAATGAAAATTAAGTCATTAAGAGATGGGATATTGAAAACACAACATATGGCAAAGTCAATACCCGAACCCATCATCTTTATAGCTAGTTTCCTCAAGCTAGCTAGCCGAGGGTTCGTTCTTGACTTCTTCCGGTTGTTTAGCTTCAAACCGACATCCTACAAATTTAGCTACTAACACTTAATacatattgtttttaattaagatAGTAATCCTCCAACAACTTCACTTCCAACAGATGCCTTGATCCTTTCAACGGTACACTTAATGAGACTGTTGACAGTAGCCACCGATCCAAGAGACAGTCTGGCGGTTGGGATCGAATCAACTAAGATTTGAAATGCAACCGTTAGCAATGAACCGCCCGAACCAGCTGATTCAGATAAAACTAATCCACTATGATTATGCATGGGACCATCGGGCAGAATAGCGAAACCAGATGGCAAAAGCGCGACATAATCAGGGTCACCTCCGCTAAGTACAACGTTCATGGCCACAATGTCAACAGGTGCGTATATAACGTATGAGCCTGTCTCATCTACACAACTTTCTTGAAGTATAAGCATGTTTCCTTGGTTTGGATTTGCACCCTGTGCCACATTTTCACActtttgaaaagataaattagttaaatgtcGGTCACCATCAAATTATAATCGACGGTTTAATTGAtagaataaaatcaaaataattaatttagacgaCTAACGTTAACACGCAGGAGCGAGACAGAATTGCCTGGATCGCGACCGTTTGCAATGTGTGCCATTTCTTGAACTAGGCCACCGTTCGATAGGATATCCCACTGCATTATTATTGTTATAGATATAGATGAAAACAAATTAgttagaagaaaataaaaatttattaattataacatttgataaaattaattttgaagcattttgaaaattttaaagaacAACAAAAggaaataaacaaaaatcaaattaaagagAAATACAAAACTTCACAATAACGtgaatatatgataaataatgTCATAACTTGGTTATATTGGTgaatttttgaaagaaaaatctctttttcaaaaaattaaaccattttaaagaataaaaaccAATCAAAATGAACAAATTTTGACATAgtgaaaatatgtaatattttacaattcaaATCCCATAAACATCTAGATATTAAGATGTATTGATAATACctacattttgaaaatttatctgAAAATTTTAGAAAGTTTTTCATTAGTTTTCCTCAAGAGTTCACAATAATTAGAGAATGAAACCACATAAAATAAGAACAAGTCATGATTTGTTTGTCCTaatgttgttaattttttaCCTATGTAATGTTATGTTATGACTTCTTATTACATTAAAATGTAGATTAgtgaaaaagttttaaaaaaatggtcgGTCCACAAGTATAAATACCTCACTCCTGGAATTCTCGTCGCGCAAGAAATCGAAGACTCTCTTTGGAGGAACGGGAAGCCAAAAAGAAGTTGCAGCACTTAAAACAACACCAGGAGGACGACCAGGATCATCGACACTCTTTCGAGTCATGACCCTAACATCATCAGCTCCACTTCCAGACAATGTGGTCCATGTGTGAGCTGTAGAAGCCCCAACTCCAGAGCAAAAACTCATCACCATCCTCTCTGCAAGCTTCAACATGCTCTTCCTTCCTTCAGGTGTTGTTATAACTCCAGCATCTCCAGGTGGGATGTTATTCGCCATTGAACTAGCAAGACGCTCACATTGTCGATCCAAGTTTGCTACCCATCGTTTAGCCCCGAAAGCTATACCTGAATTCACAAGGGCTCGGTATATGTTGTGAACACCTCTATCATCTGTTTCAATGTGTTCCACCCAAGTCACCTGAAATTAACATAAACATAACTATCAATTTTTGTGTTACAGTCCCCGTGAAGATCACAAGTTCTTCACAAGTATCAGTTGAACAATATCGTGaactattacaaaaacaaattaactaaattgtcacaaatttaacaaaataaaactatttagaCAGATACAAACAATATAGTCTACATAAGTAGATGAATGCAAGTTgtagataataaatataattaaaatgttaaacataaaaacaattttttgaaaaagtaggACTCTTCTTCATTAAGCTACATTCCCATAAAAATCACATGTAACCATGAACCAATATGGTGGAACACTACAAACCAAGTTACGACAAATTGtcacaaatttaacaaaatgaAACTAGTTAGAACACATAAGAACATTACATTTTTATAAGTAAATCAAGACAGGTCGTAGATAAGAATGCTAAatatacaaaatgaataaataaattaaattatgttaccTTTGAATACCCATTTGGCAATGCTTGGATTAAACAACCCGATGGCCTTCTCCTACATCTCGATAAGGAACCAGTACGCAAACTATCCAAGGAAACGTCAACCACAGCCCATGTTCCATCAACATGTTGTTTGCAATATCTAACGAAATAGCTATCACGAGTTGGAACAAGTGGCGAAGGGACTTGAAACTCGGCTGTCATCTAAAAATACAATTGAATCAATTTAGTAACAATAAACAATCATAATCTTAATTAGCTagtatttttctttgaaaaaatattaaattaaatttgtcacATACAACTTGCAAAGCACCATTGTAGTTCCCAGCCACACCAGTTGATAAGACTTCCAATGTCATGGCCTTTGAAACGATACTCGCGAACACATTCGACCATTGGTTCTACAAAAAACAAAGAGTATAAATAACAATGTTATGAATTAACATCCAAACATGTTATCATTACAAATGTTTTAATCTCACCACGTCCATTAAGATCTCCACAATGTTGATGTGATTCATGATGATAATAGCTGATTCACGTGAAGCTTCTGATTTTAATCCGACAGGTTTCGGACCAATACCTCGAGGAAAAATTCTCAGATATTCTTCTTCATTAAGAGTTTCTGTGTTATCAGGGCTAGATACCCACAAGGGTTCCCCAGCCTGAGCCATTCTAACTAGTTCCTCCATTGCAGCAACCGCAAGTTCGATGATTGCAGGTTTGTCGGCTTCAGTTGGACCTGATACTGACCTAATAAGAAGGTCACTTGCAGCTCCATAAATGTCACTTACCAAGCTTGACTGAGACCCAAAGTTTCCAACTCCAAGATCTAATGAACGTGATGACGGCCCATGAGGATATGAAAGCATAGGTTTGCCCACATACTTTGCTGCTATTCCCGATATCCTATCAAtctgaaaaacaaaataatctaataaaaaaacagaCTTTTTATGAATCTGAAAATCTATATGAATTAACGGGTTAATTACCTCTTCACGTAGACGAGCATTTTCAATCCTTAAGTGTTGTTCGTCGAAGGACATTT
This is a stretch of genomic DNA from Impatiens glandulifera chromosome 4, dImpGla2.1, whole genome shotgun sequence. It encodes these proteins:
- the LOC124934449 gene encoding homeobox-leucine zipper protein MERISTEM L1-like; translation: MFQPSMFETSHHHLLDITGHKPSPENDMELMRVDMIDEFDSKSGADITEAPSGDDQDPNQPPKKKRYHRHTQHQIQEMESFFKECPHPDDKQRKELGRRLCLEPLQVKFWFQNKRTQMKAHHERSENTQLRTENDKLRADNIRYKEALSNATCPNCGGPAAIGEMSFDEQHLRIENARLREEIDRISGIAAKYVGKPMLSYPHGPSSRSLDLGVGNFGSQSSLVSDIYGAASDLLIRSVSGPTEADKPAIIELAVAAMEELVRMAQAGEPLWVSSPDNTETLNEEEYLRIFPRGIGPKPVGLKSEASRESAIIIMNHINIVEILMDVNQWSNVFASIVSKAMTLEVLSTGVAGNYNGALQVMTAEFQVPSPLVPTRDSYFVRYCKQHVDGTWAVVDVSLDSLRTGSLSRCRRRPSGCLIQALPNGYSKVTWVEHIETDDRGVHNIYRALVNSGIAFGAKRWVANLDRQCERLASSMANNIPPGDAGVITTPEGRKSMLKLAERMVMSFCSGVGASTAHTWTTLSGSGADDVRVMTRKSVDDPGRPPGVVLSAATSFWLPVPPKRVFDFLRDENSRSEVFILVDRPFF